A genomic region of Roseateles amylovorans contains the following coding sequences:
- the dsbD gene encoding protein-disulfide reductase DsbD, whose protein sequence is MSLVHFLRRFLLPLALLLGAMAGARADDFLDPEQAFKLNVELVGDRQVQLRFDIASGYYMYRDQFKLDAPGAALGAIQWPTPKRKFDETFQKEVETYRDRLTLVVPVESLSTAPLRLRLTGQGCADKGLCYPPMASELELGLRGFGGDGAIRISAAKDAMSGFGLSNAVASSPVTSPDSGAATSGQPTGRPDASSDAALDEVLASGKLWLVVLVAFGYGLLLSLTPCVLPMLPILSSIIVGQGGTPSRTRGFLLAFSYSAGMACIYTLLGIAAGLAGEGLAPYLQKPWVLGLFAVMLAGLSLSMFGVYELQLPSRFTGGVSGVSQRLQSGRLISVFVMGGLSALIVSPCVIGPLAGLLLYISRTRDVLLGGSALFSLAWGMSVPLLLVGLSAGTLLPRAGAWMENVKYFFGLMLLAAALWIAQPVLPGSLAQLLWGGLLIGLAGLLGLFHAAEPHAPRTWLRKSVALAAAVFGLAQFVGVAAGGTDPLKPLAAWTIQGLSSASAATSANPAAAADVVSFRKISSVAELDEAIRTAGKPVMLDFYADWCVSCKEMERYTFTDPRVQRRLSGAVLLKADVTANSPQDRELLKRFRLFGPPGTIFFDAQGQEQTGVRVIGFQNADRFLQSLQAAGI, encoded by the coding sequence ATGTCTCTTGTCCACTTCCTCCGGCGCTTCCTGTTGCCGCTTGCGCTTCTGCTTGGCGCCATGGCCGGCGCGCGAGCCGATGACTTCCTGGATCCTGAGCAGGCATTCAAGCTCAACGTTGAATTGGTCGGCGATCGCCAGGTTCAACTCCGTTTCGACATCGCGTCCGGGTACTACATGTATCGCGACCAGTTCAAACTGGACGCGCCAGGGGCGGCCCTCGGGGCCATCCAATGGCCGACGCCCAAGCGAAAGTTCGACGAGACCTTCCAGAAGGAAGTCGAAACTTACCGCGATCGACTGACGCTGGTCGTTCCAGTGGAGTCGCTCTCGACCGCACCGCTTCGCTTGCGGCTGACCGGTCAAGGCTGCGCCGACAAAGGTCTGTGCTATCCACCGATGGCGAGCGAGCTGGAACTGGGACTTCGAGGTTTTGGCGGAGACGGCGCCATCCGCATTTCGGCAGCCAAGGACGCGATGAGCGGATTCGGACTGTCCAACGCGGTCGCCTCGAGCCCCGTAACCTCACCGGACAGCGGTGCGGCGACGTCTGGTCAGCCAACGGGCCGGCCCGATGCATCGTCGGATGCCGCGTTGGACGAGGTGCTGGCGTCCGGAAAGCTCTGGCTGGTGGTGTTGGTGGCGTTTGGCTACGGGCTGCTGTTGTCTCTGACGCCGTGCGTTCTGCCGATGCTGCCGATTCTGTCTTCCATCATCGTGGGGCAAGGCGGGACGCCGTCCCGCACGCGCGGCTTCCTGCTGGCATTCAGCTATTCCGCAGGGATGGCCTGTATCTACACCTTGCTCGGGATTGCGGCCGGCCTGGCGGGCGAGGGGCTCGCCCCCTATCTGCAGAAGCCCTGGGTGCTGGGCCTGTTCGCGGTGATGCTGGCGGGGCTGTCGCTGTCGATGTTTGGTGTCTATGAGCTCCAACTACCCAGCCGATTCACTGGCGGAGTGTCGGGCGTGAGTCAGCGGCTTCAGTCGGGCCGCCTGATTAGCGTGTTCGTGATGGGTGGACTCTCTGCACTGATCGTCAGCCCTTGCGTGATCGGCCCGCTGGCGGGGTTGCTGCTCTACATCAGCCGCACTCGGGACGTCCTGCTCGGCGGTTCTGCGCTGTTTTCCTTGGCATGGGGCATGAGCGTGCCGCTGCTGCTTGTGGGGCTGTCTGCGGGCACGCTGTTGCCTCGTGCGGGTGCATGGATGGAGAACGTCAAATACTTCTTCGGTCTGATGCTCCTGGCAGCGGCGCTCTGGATCGCGCAGCCAGTGCTTCCCGGGTCGTTGGCTCAATTGCTTTGGGGCGGCTTGTTGATTGGACTGGCCGGGTTGCTCGGACTGTTCCACGCCGCAGAGCCCCATGCGCCTCGTACCTGGTTGCGCAAGAGTGTGGCTTTGGCGGCGGCGGTGTTCGGCCTCGCCCAGTTCGTCGGTGTGGCGGCCGGCGGTACGGACCCGCTCAAGCCGCTTGCCGCATGGACCATCCAGGGCTTGTCCAGCGCCTCGGCGGCCACTTCAGCCAACCCCGCTGCGGCTGCAGACGTCGTGTCTTTCCGGAAGATTTCTAGTGTGGCTGAGTTGGACGAGGCGATCCGAACGGCAGGCAAGCCGGTGATGCTGGACTTCTATGCCGACTGGTGCGTGTCCTGCAAGGAGATGGAGCGATACACCTTTACCGACCCGCGGGTGCAGCGCCGGCTCTCCGGCGCGGTGCTGCTCAAGGCGGACGTGACCGCGAACAGTCCGCAGGACCGTGAACTGCTCAAGCGATTCCGACTCTTCGGACCACCGGGCACCATCTTCTTTGATGCCCAAGGTCAGGAGCAAACCGGCGTGCGTGTGATTGGCTTCCAGAACGCCGATCGATTCCTCCAGTCGTTGCAGGCCGCAGGAATTTGA
- the rpsM gene encoding 30S ribosomal protein S13: MARIAGINIPPHKHTEIGLTSIYGIGRTTAQKICSSCGIPFDKKVKDLTDSDLEKIRDEVGRLTIEGDLRREMSINIKRLMDLGCYRGFRHRRGLPVRGQRTRTNARTRKGPRKSAATGKK, encoded by the coding sequence ATGGCACGTATTGCTGGTATCAACATTCCGCCGCATAAGCACACCGAGATCGGTCTGACCTCGATCTACGGCATTGGCCGTACGACCGCGCAGAAGATCTGCTCGAGCTGCGGCATTCCGTTTGACAAGAAGGTCAAGGACCTGACTGACTCTGATCTGGAAAAGATCCGTGATGAAGTCGGCCGTCTGACCATCGAAGGCGACCTGCGTCGCGAGATGTCCATCAACATCAAGCGTCTGATGGACCTGGGTTGCTATCGTGGCTTCCGCCACCGCCGCGGCCTCCCGGTGCGTGGTCAGCGCACCCGTACCAATGCGCGTACCCGCAAGGGCCCGCGCAAGTCGGCTGCCACGGGCAAGAAGTAA
- the rpmD gene encoding 50S ribosomal protein L30, producing MSDKKTLTVKLVRSPIGCRASHRATVVGLGLRKLNSTSTLEDTPAVRGMINKIAYLVQVL from the coding sequence ATGTCTGACAAGAAAACTCTGACGGTCAAGCTGGTGCGCAGCCCTATCGGTTGCCGCGCTTCGCACCGTGCCACCGTGGTGGGTCTGGGTCTGCGCAAGCTCAACAGCACAAGCACGCTCGAAGATACGCCCGCAGTGCGCGGCATGATCAACAAGATCGCCTACCTGGTGCAGGTGCTGTAA
- the rplO gene encoding 50S ribosomal protein L15, with the protein MQLNTIKPAAGAKHSKRRVGRGIGSGLGKTAGRGHKGQKSRAGGFHKVGFEGGQMPLQRRLPKRGFKSLARPFNAEVTLSELQQLAGEEIDLLTLKAVGLVSDLAKSVKVIKSGEISRKVVVKGLGVTAGAKAAIEAAGGSVA; encoded by the coding sequence ATGCAACTCAATACCATCAAGCCCGCCGCTGGTGCCAAGCACTCCAAGCGTCGTGTGGGCCGTGGCATCGGCTCCGGTCTGGGAAAGACCGCTGGTCGTGGTCACAAGGGTCAAAAGTCGCGTGCCGGTGGCTTCCACAAGGTCGGCTTCGAAGGCGGCCAGATGCCGCTGCAGCGTCGTCTGCCCAAGCGTGGCTTCAAGTCGCTGGCTCGTCCGTTCAATGCGGAAGTGACCCTGAGCGAACTGCAGCAGCTGGCGGGTGAAGAGATCGATCTGCTGACGCTGAAGGCGGTTGGTCTGGTCTCGGACCTGGCGAAGTCCGTGAAGGTCATCAAGTCCGGCGAGATCAGCCGCAAGGTGGTCGTGAAGGGCCTCGGCGTGACGGCTGGTGCGAAGGCTGCCATTGAGGCTGCCGGCGGCTCCGTCGCTTGA
- the rpsK gene encoding 30S ribosomal protein S11, with translation MAKAPNNSAAQRVRKKVRKNVADGIAHVHASFNNTIITITDRQGGALSWASSGGQGFKGSRKSTPFAAQVAAEVAGRAAQEQGIKNLDVKIKGPGPGRESSVRALAALGIRINSISDVTPVPHNGCRPQKRRRI, from the coding sequence ATGGCAAAAGCACCCAATAACTCGGCTGCCCAGCGCGTTCGCAAGAAGGTTCGCAAGAACGTTGCTGACGGCATTGCGCACGTTCACGCATCGTTCAACAACACCATCATCACGATCACCGATCGTCAGGGTGGTGCGCTGTCCTGGGCCTCTTCCGGTGGTCAAGGTTTCAAGGGCTCGCGCAAGTCGACGCCGTTCGCCGCCCAGGTGGCTGCGGAAGTGGCTGGCCGTGCTGCTCAGGAACAGGGCATCAAGAACCTGGACGTCAAGATCAAGGGCCCGGGCCCGGGTCGTGAATCGTCGGTGCGTGCATTGGCCGCGCTTGGCATTCGCATCAACTCGATCTCCGACGTGACGCCGGTGCCGCATAACGGCTGCCGTCCCCAGAAGCGTCGTCGTATCTAA
- the rplR gene encoding 50S ribosomal protein L18 — protein MLNKKEQRLRRSRQTRVRIALQRVARLTVFRSNLHIYASVISEDGQRVLASASTAEKEVRAQLGADGKGGNVAAATLIGKRIAEKAKAAGIEKVAFDRAGFAYHGRVKALAEAAREAGLQF, from the coding sequence ATGCTGAACAAGAAGGAACAACGCCTGCGTCGCTCGCGCCAAACGCGCGTCCGCATTGCGCTCCAGCGTGTGGCCCGTCTGACGGTCTTCCGCTCCAACCTGCACATTTACGCCTCGGTGATTTCCGAAGACGGTCAGCGCGTGCTGGCCAGCGCTTCGACCGCCGAGAAGGAAGTGCGCGCTCAACTGGGCGCCGATGGCAAGGGCGGCAACGTTGCTGCCGCGACGCTGATCGGCAAGCGCATCGCCGAGAAGGCGAAGGCTGCTGGGATCGAGAAGGTTGCTTTCGACCGCGCAGGCTTCGCTTATCACGGCCGAGTCAAGGCTCTGGCCGAAGCTGCCCGCGAAGCCGGCCTGCAGTTCTGA
- the selD gene encoding selenide, water dikinase SelD — MSTSTEPRLTSLSHGGGCGCKIAPGVLSEILKGAASLPVPKELLVGIETSDDAAVYRLNDEQALVATTDFFMPIVDDPHDFGRIAATNAISDVYAMGGKPILALALVGMPISVLSTATIGKILEGGASVCRQAGIPIAGGHTIDSVEPIYGLVALGLVHPDHVKRNADAQAGDVLVLGKALGVGVMSAALKKGMLDAAMYRRMIDTTTRLNTPGPELAALDGVHAITDVTGFGLAGHALEMARGSGCSVEVDWSAVPLLEGVPALARDGFITGASGRNWAAYGADVSLGASLPAEAQALLSDPQTSGGLLVSCTPQSLDQVLAVFKRHGFDSAAVVGRVAAADAGPHLRVA; from the coding sequence ATGTCCACGTCCACCGAACCTCGCCTGACCTCGCTCTCCCACGGTGGTGGCTGTGGTTGCAAGATCGCACCTGGGGTGCTGTCGGAGATCCTCAAGGGCGCGGCGTCGCTGCCCGTGCCCAAGGAACTGCTGGTCGGCATCGAAACGTCGGACGATGCGGCCGTCTATCGGCTCAACGACGAGCAGGCGCTGGTCGCCACGACCGACTTCTTCATGCCGATCGTCGACGATCCCCATGATTTCGGGCGGATCGCCGCGACCAATGCGATCAGCGATGTCTACGCCATGGGCGGCAAGCCCATCCTGGCGCTGGCTTTGGTCGGCATGCCGATTTCAGTGTTGAGCACGGCCACGATCGGCAAGATCCTTGAAGGCGGTGCATCGGTCTGCCGGCAGGCGGGCATTCCGATCGCCGGCGGCCACACCATTGATTCGGTGGAACCGATTTATGGCCTAGTGGCATTGGGACTGGTGCATCCCGACCATGTGAAGCGCAATGCCGATGCGCAGGCGGGGGACGTGCTCGTGCTCGGTAAGGCCCTGGGCGTGGGCGTGATGTCAGCCGCACTGAAGAAGGGCATGTTGGACGCGGCGATGTATCGCCGGATGATCGACACCACGACGCGGCTGAATACGCCCGGTCCCGAGTTGGCGGCCCTGGACGGCGTGCATGCGATCACCGATGTCACCGGCTTCGGGTTGGCCGGGCATGCGCTGGAGATGGCCAGAGGGTCGGGATGCAGCGTGGAGGTCGACTGGTCCGCGGTGCCGCTGCTGGAGGGCGTTCCAGCGCTGGCGCGGGACGGATTCATCACGGGCGCTTCCGGGCGCAACTGGGCGGCCTATGGGGCGGATGTCTCCTTGGGCGCCAGCCTGCCTGCGGAGGCCCAGGCTTTGCTCAGTGATCCGCAAACCAGCGGCGGCTTGTTGGTGTCCTGTACTCCGCAGTCATTGGACCAGGTCTTGGCGGTGTTCAAGCGTCATGGCTTCGACAGTGCTGCCGTGGTTGGGCGCGTGGCCGCCGCGGATGCCGGCCCGCATTTGCGCGTCGCCTGA
- the rpsE gene encoding 30S ribosomal protein S5: MAKFQPRAQTEGNDDGLKEKMIAVNRVTKVVKGGRTLSFAALTVVGDGDGRIGMGKGKAKEVPVAVQKAMESARRNMIKVQLRNGTIQHNVVGEHGAAHVIMAPAPAGTGVIAGGPMRAVFEVMGVTDIVTKSHGSTNPYNMVRATLDALKRCSTPSQVAAKRGKSVEEIFN; this comes from the coding sequence ATGGCAAAGTTTCAACCTCGCGCTCAGACCGAAGGCAATGACGACGGCCTGAAGGAAAAGATGATCGCGGTCAACCGCGTCACCAAGGTGGTGAAGGGCGGCCGTACGCTGTCGTTCGCTGCACTGACGGTGGTCGGCGACGGCGATGGTCGCATCGGCATGGGCAAGGGCAAGGCCAAGGAAGTTCCGGTCGCTGTTCAAAAGGCGATGGAATCCGCCCGCCGCAACATGATCAAGGTGCAGCTGCGCAACGGCACGATCCAGCACAACGTGGTGGGTGAACACGGCGCTGCTCACGTGATCATGGCACCGGCACCTGCTGGTACCGGCGTGATCGCTGGCGGCCCGATGCGCGCTGTCTTCGAAGTGATGGGTGTGACCGACATCGTGACCAAGAGCCACGGTTCGACCAACCCTTACAACATGGTCCGCGCCACGCTCGACGCGCTCAAGCGCTGCTCGACGCCTTCCCAAGTGGCGGCGAAGCGCGGCAAGTCGGTTGAAGAGATCTTCAACTGA
- the secY gene encoding preprotein translocase subunit SecY: MASNASQLAKSGKFGDLRRRLVFLVLALVVYRIGAHIPVPGIDPTQLQQLFKGQQGGILSLFNMFSGGALSRFTVFALGIMPYISASIVMQLMTYVVPSLEALKKEGEAGRRRITQYTRYGTLGLAIFQSLSIAFALESSPGLVLSPGFGFRLTAVTSLVAGTMFLMWLGEQITERGLGNGISILIFGGIAAGLPGAIGGLLELVRTGAMSVISCLVVLAIVVGVTYLVVFVERGQRKILVNYAKRQVGNKVYGGQSSHLPLKLNMSGVIPPIFASSIILLPTTLVSWFATGDSMRWLKDMADALRPGQPIYVLLYSAAIVFFCFFYTALVFNSRETADNLKKSGAFIPGIRPGDQTARHIDKILSRLTLAGAVYITGVCLLPEFLTLKYNVPFYFGGTSLLIIVVVTMDFWAQVQSYVMSQQYESLLKKANFKAN, translated from the coding sequence GTGGCAAGCAACGCATCCCAGTTGGCCAAGAGCGGCAAGTTTGGTGACCTCCGTCGTCGGCTTGTGTTCCTGGTGCTGGCGCTGGTCGTCTATCGGATTGGCGCACACATCCCGGTGCCCGGCATCGATCCTACGCAGCTTCAGCAGCTGTTCAAGGGTCAGCAGGGCGGGATCCTGAGCCTGTTCAATATGTTCTCGGGCGGCGCTTTGTCGCGCTTTACCGTCTTTGCGCTGGGCATCATGCCCTACATCTCGGCTTCGATCGTCATGCAGTTGATGACGTACGTGGTGCCGAGTTTGGAAGCGCTGAAGAAGGAAGGCGAGGCGGGTCGTCGTCGGATCACTCAGTACACCCGGTACGGCACCCTGGGGCTGGCAATTTTCCAGAGCTTGAGCATTGCTTTTGCGCTGGAGAGCTCGCCAGGGCTGGTGCTGAGCCCGGGTTTCGGATTCCGTCTGACAGCAGTCACCAGCTTGGTGGCCGGCACGATGTTCCTGATGTGGCTGGGTGAGCAGATCACCGAGCGCGGTCTGGGCAACGGCATCTCGATCCTGATCTTCGGTGGAATCGCGGCAGGACTGCCCGGCGCCATTGGTGGGCTGCTCGAGCTGGTTCGTACCGGCGCGATGAGCGTGATCTCCTGCTTGGTGGTGCTGGCGATTGTGGTTGGCGTGACTTACCTGGTGGTGTTCGTTGAACGCGGCCAGCGCAAGATTCTCGTGAACTACGCGAAGCGCCAGGTCGGGAACAAGGTCTACGGTGGTCAGAGCTCGCATCTGCCGCTGAAGCTGAACATGTCCGGAGTGATTCCGCCGATCTTCGCATCGTCGATCATCCTGCTGCCGACCACGTTGGTGAGCTGGTTTGCGACCGGCGACAGCATGCGTTGGCTCAAGGACATGGCAGATGCGCTGCGTCCGGGTCAGCCGATCTATGTGCTGCTGTACTCGGCTGCGATCGTGTTCTTCTGCTTCTTCTACACGGCGCTGGTGTTCAATAGCCGTGAGACTGCAGACAACCTGAAGAAGAGCGGCGCGTTCATCCCCGGGATTCGTCCTGGTGACCAGACGGCTCGGCACATCGACAAGATCCTGTCTCGGCTGACGCTGGCGGGTGCGGTGTACATCACCGGTGTGTGCCTGCTGCCGGAGTTCCTGACGCTGAAGTACAACGTGCCGTTCTATTTCGGTGGAACGTCGCTGCTGATCATCGTGGTCGTCACGATGGACTTCTGGGCGCAGGTCCAGTCCTATGTGATGAGCCAGCAGTATGAGTCGCTGCTGAAGAAGGCCAATTTCAAGGCCAACTGA
- a CDS encoding DNA-directed RNA polymerase subunit alpha — protein sequence MQTNLLKPKSITVEPLGGHRAKVILEPFERGYGHTLGNALRRVLLSSMVGYAPTEVTIAGVLHEYSAIDGVQEDVVHIMLNLKGVVFRLHNREEVTLVLRKEGEGPVTAADIQTPHDVEIINPEHVIAHLSQGGKLDMQIKVEKGRGYVPGNMRRYGDEPTKAIGRIVLDASFSPVKRVSYAVENARVEQRTDLDKLVMEIETNGAISPEEAIRASAKILVEQLAVFAQLQGTDLVDAFDQAPAARSSSFDPILLRPVDELELTVRSANCLKAENIYYIGDLIQRTETELLKTPNLGRKSLNEIKEVLASRGLTLGSRLENWPPQGLDKR from the coding sequence ATGCAAACGAATCTGCTCAAACCCAAATCCATCACTGTGGAGCCCCTGGGCGGTCATCGCGCCAAGGTGATCCTGGAGCCGTTCGAACGCGGCTATGGCCACACCCTGGGCAACGCCCTGCGCCGTGTGCTGCTGTCCTCGATGGTGGGTTATGCGCCGACGGAAGTGACGATCGCGGGCGTGCTGCACGAGTACTCCGCCATTGACGGCGTGCAGGAAGACGTGGTTCACATCATGCTGAACCTCAAGGGCGTGGTGTTCCGCCTTCACAACCGTGAAGAAGTGACGCTGGTCCTGCGCAAGGAGGGCGAAGGTCCCGTGACCGCCGCCGACATCCAGACCCCGCACGACGTCGAGATCATCAATCCCGAGCACGTCATTGCTCACCTGTCGCAAGGTGGCAAGCTGGACATGCAAATCAAGGTCGAGAAGGGCCGCGGCTACGTTCCGGGCAACATGCGCCGTTACGGCGATGAGCCGACCAAGGCCATTGGTCGTATCGTGCTGGACGCTTCGTTCAGCCCGGTCAAGCGCGTGAGCTATGCCGTCGAGAATGCTCGTGTCGAGCAGCGCACCGACCTGGACAAGCTGGTCATGGAGATCGAGACCAACGGTGCGATCTCTCCTGAAGAGGCGATCCGTGCGTCGGCGAAGATCCTGGTCGAGCAGTTGGCCGTGTTCGCTCAACTGCAGGGTACCGACCTGGTCGATGCCTTCGACCAAGCGCCGGCAGCACGCTCCAGCAGCTTCGATCCGATCCTGCTGCGCCCGGTCGACGAGCTTGAGCTGACCGTCCGCTCGGCCAACTGCCTGAAGGCAGAGAACATCTATTACATCGGTGACCTGATCCAGCGCACCGAGACCGAGCTGCTGAAGACCCCGAACCTGGGTCGCAAGTCGCTCAACGAGATCAAGGAAGTCCTCGCCTCGCGTGGTCTGACTCTGGGCTCGCGTCTCGAGAACTGGCCGCCTCAAGGTCTCGACAAGCGTTGA
- the rplQ gene encoding 50S ribosomal protein L17 has translation MRHRNGLRKLNRTSEHRAAMFRNMAVSLLQHEAIKTTVPKAKELRRIVEPLITLAKEPTLANRRLAFNRLRDRDVVTKLFNELGPRFATRPGGYTRILKMGFRVGDNAPMAFVELVDRPEATEGEAVAE, from the coding sequence ATGCGCCACCGTAACGGCCTCCGCAAGCTGAACCGTACCAGCGAACATCGCGCAGCGATGTTCCGCAACATGGCGGTCTCGCTGCTGCAACACGAAGCGATCAAGACCACTGTGCCCAAGGCCAAGGAACTGCGTCGCATCGTCGAGCCTCTCATCACCCTGGCGAAGGAACCGACTCTCGCGAACCGTCGTCTGGCGTTCAATCGCCTGCGCGATCGCGACGTGGTGACCAAGCTGTTCAATGAGTTGGGCCCGCGTTTCGCCACCCGTCCGGGCGGCTACACCCGCATCCTGAAGATGGGTTTCCGTGTCGGCGACAACGCTCCGATGGCGTTCGTGGAACTGGTTGATCGTCCGGAAGCGACCGAAGGCGAAGCCGTCGCTGAATAA
- the infA gene encoding translation initiation factor IF-1, with protein MAKDDVIQMHGEIVENLPNATFRVKLENGHVVLGHISGKMRMHYIRILPGDKVTVELTPYDLSRARIVFRAK; from the coding sequence ATGGCGAAAGATGACGTCATTCAGATGCATGGTGAGATTGTTGAAAACCTCCCGAATGCAACCTTTCGTGTCAAGCTGGAGAACGGTCATGTCGTTCTCGGTCATATCTCAGGAAAGATGCGGATGCACTACATCCGGATCCTGCCTGGTGACAAAGTGACTGTTGAGCTGACACCGTACGATTTGAGTCGTGCTCGCATCGTGTTCCGGGCGAAGTGA
- the rpsD gene encoding 30S ribosomal protein S4, which yields MARYLGPKAKLSRREGTDLFLKSARRAISDKAKFDTKPGQHGRTSGQRTSDFGLQLREKQKVKRMYGVLERQFRRYFAEAERRKGSTGVNLLVLLESRLDNVVYRMGFGSTRAEARQLVSHKGITVNGEVVNIASYLVKAGDVVAVREKAKKQLRIVDSLKLAESIGLPAWVAVDATKMEGVFKKTPDRDEFGAEINESLIVELYSR from the coding sequence GTGGCACGTTACCTCGGCCCGAAGGCCAAACTTTCCCGCCGTGAAGGCACTGACCTTTTCCTGAAGAGCGCGCGTCGCGCCATCAGCGACAAGGCCAAGTTCGACACCAAGCCAGGTCAGCACGGCCGGACTTCCGGTCAGCGCACTTCCGACTTCGGCCTGCAACTGCGTGAAAAGCAGAAGGTCAAGCGCATGTACGGCGTGCTGGAGCGTCAGTTCCGCCGCTATTTCGCCGAAGCCGAGCGCCGTAAGGGCTCGACCGGCGTGAACCTGCTGGTGCTGCTGGAATCGCGTCTGGATAACGTGGTGTATCGCATGGGCTTCGGCTCGACCCGCGCAGAAGCTCGTCAACTGGTGTCGCACAAGGGTATCACCGTCAACGGTGAGGTGGTGAACATCGCCTCCTACCTGGTGAAGGCCGGTGACGTGGTGGCTGTTCGCGAAAAGGCGAAGAAGCAATTGCGTATCGTCGACAGCCTGAAGCTGGCCGAGTCGATCGGTCTCCCGGCCTGGGTGGCCGTGGACGCGACGAAGATGGAAGGCGTTTTCAAGAAGACGCCGGATCGCGACGAGTTTGGCGCTGAGATCAACGAGTCGCTGATCGTTGAGTTGTACTCGCGTTAA
- the rpmJ gene encoding 50S ribosomal protein L36: MKVSASVKKMCRNCKIIRRNGVVRVICTDPRHKQRQG; this comes from the coding sequence ATGAAAGTTTCGGCATCTGTGAAGAAGATGTGCCGCAATTGCAAGATCATCCGTCGCAACGGCGTGGTGCGTGTGATCTGTACCGATCCGCGCCACAAGCAGCGCCAGGGCTGA
- the rplF gene encoding 50S ribosomal protein L6, with amino-acid sequence MSRVGKMPVVVPQGVEVTIAAEKISVKGAQGTLFVAVHPQVTVKLDGGKLTFVPVNESAEADAMSGTMRALLANMVNGVSKGFEKKLNLVGVGFRAQAQGQKLNLQIGFSHPVVKDMPAGIKVECPTQTEILIKGADRQVVGQIAAEVRAIRPPEPYKGKGIRYADEKVSLKETKKK; translated from the coding sequence ATGTCCCGCGTAGGAAAAATGCCGGTCGTCGTCCCGCAAGGCGTGGAAGTGACGATCGCTGCTGAAAAGATCAGCGTCAAGGGCGCCCAGGGCACCCTGTTCGTGGCCGTGCACCCGCAGGTCACGGTCAAGTTGGACGGCGGAAAGCTGACCTTCGTTCCTGTCAACGAGTCGGCCGAGGCTGATGCGATGAGCGGAACGATGCGCGCACTGCTGGCCAACATGGTCAACGGTGTCAGCAAGGGCTTCGAGAAGAAGCTGAACCTGGTCGGCGTGGGCTTCCGCGCTCAGGCCCAGGGTCAGAAGCTCAACCTGCAGATCGGCTTCTCTCACCCTGTGGTGAAGGACATGCCGGCCGGCATCAAGGTCGAGTGCCCGACGCAGACCGAAATCCTCATCAAGGGTGCGGACCGCCAGGTCGTGGGTCAGATCGCCGCCGAAGTGCGCGCGATTCGTCCGCCTGAGCCCTACAAGGGCAAGGGCATCCGCTACGCTGATGAAAAGGTCTCCCTCAAAGAGACCAAGAAGAAGTAA
- a CDS encoding tRNA-uridine aminocarboxypropyltransferase has product MVRADPMTVVARPANLADPSRAAGDATCPDRRAHCVDCGRPCAACFCHCVRPVDNLTALLILQHPDEVSQAKGTAALLHRCLRRSRTVIGERFDAPLATDGLVLLYPAATPSPPLVPPAPGRDRRPLTLVVLDGTWRKSRRMLHENPWLQSLPRLSLIAPPPSRYAIRQAQAPLQRSTLEACALALTQLDADADRYQPLWSAMDDFMALHQQWTGFHRTPSAHRERHSG; this is encoded by the coding sequence ATGGTCCGGGCCGACCCAATGACGGTCGTCGCCCGCCCCGCCAACCTCGCTGATCCGTCACGGGCCGCCGGCGACGCGACGTGCCCCGATCGGCGGGCGCACTGCGTGGATTGCGGTCGGCCGTGCGCCGCGTGCTTTTGCCACTGCGTGCGGCCGGTGGACAACCTCACCGCCTTGCTGATCCTCCAGCATCCCGATGAGGTCTCGCAGGCCAAGGGCACTGCCGCGCTGCTGCATCGGTGCCTGAGGCGCAGCAGAACCGTCATCGGCGAGCGCTTCGATGCCCCGCTCGCCACCGACGGTCTGGTACTGCTCTATCCCGCCGCGACGCCCTCACCGCCTCTGGTGCCACCCGCACCTGGGCGGGACCGTCGGCCGCTGACGCTTGTCGTCCTGGACGGCACCTGGCGCAAGAGCCGGCGGATGCTGCACGAGAACCCCTGGCTGCAGTCACTCCCGCGACTGTCCTTGATCGCCCCGCCCCCGTCGCGCTACGCCATTCGGCAGGCGCAGGCGCCCCTGCAGCGCAGTACGCTGGAAGCCTGCGCGCTCGCGCTGACCCAACTGGATGCGGATGCGGACCGCTATCAGCCGCTGTGGTCGGCGATGGACGACTTCATGGCGCTGCACCAGCAATGGACGGGCTTCCATCGCACGCCATCCGCGCATCGCGAGCGACACAGCGGGTAA